From the Argopecten irradians isolate NY unplaced genomic scaffold, Ai_NY scaffold_0448, whole genome shotgun sequence genome, the window TCTCAATTCAAGCTATAGTAGATTAACACGGAGATGAAAGTAGAAGTCCAAGAATGAAGCAAAAAAACTTgtattaaaggatttgtgcagccaaaatttttGTTCATAATACATCAGAAAATTGCTTTAAGAGATATATAGAAAAATTCCCACCCAACAAATCGTGAAACGTTTAGCGCGAGCTTGGTCGTAATGTaagggtagtgtcgactacggttcagataTGATGAGCTAGGCGCCCGGCCGTCAAGTGGATTTGTGATGTCATACTAGTCCACGGCTTCACAAGGTAGGCCTACCATATATATACAGCTTATACCTATTAAAGGcaagaaacttattttgaaaaccaCTTGCCCGAATTTAAGATTTCAATCTAATTTTACCCAAAACAggttaattaacattaaaacctTGCAAGCTATTTCATATAGCCCGGGAGCATATTTTACTGGTCTCGGCCAATCGGACCTGGGATATTTCTTTCCCTGCCTATACTGTACATTAGATCTTCAGTTTGCCTGTTCGCTACATGTACACGCTGCAATTTCCTATTTGACTGGAATAAATTTCAAGaataaacctttagttgaagtAATTCTTGGATCCATTTTTGTTGCTGAATGAGTCAATTTATATGTTTCACAAATATGTACAACATAATAAgtgtacatgcatatataaatTCCTAGGTGTGATCATGGATTTACATTTCATATGGAGGTGTCAATGAAAAACCTAGAACACAAGTGTATGGGCTATCTATAATTCAAAcaagaactgtcgccagagtggacaACTTATACCTCCCACTTCAAAAATTTAGTAATTATATAACTTCATTAATATGGGACATTGTAGAACCCTATACTAAGTTTACTccactcccctttatgtcacgAGTCTGTATGTGTaccagatttaaaaaaaagtctatGGGGGTATATATAACTGACACctaaaacgtgaccattatgataTGTCTCTAATGTTGACATGATTACATCAACtgatcactgtcaaaatggctgttccatcttgtggattaaatcgtcatTACCACGGTTTACAAAATGGcggttccatcttgtggattaaatcgtcatTACCACGGTTTACCTTGTCTGGCTTAAACtatgttaatgcagagacccccaaaatgagttaataatttaaatataggTATTAGACTATCTTCCTATGGTATCTATTGAaactatatatactggtaaatTTGTGGTCATtaccaaattttaaaaatatgaggTTGATACGTTGTCAACTATTTCacagtgtagcgggattggactgggttcATCATCGGCTACTGTGGTCCGTGGTCCTGGGTTTGAATCGCTGGCCGCTATAGCAGTTGCAGGTGTCCATATGTCTCCATTTTTTACTTGATTTTCACAGAGCACATTTTTATTGTCTGTATAAGAGATATAATATAGAGGTTTCCCAATGCGTGACTGTTCTTTATCATATGTTTATCAAATTTGCGTtacttaattttcaaattttgaaaagacacaaACTTTAGCGAGTCACGCATTGAGGAaattatttatcccataactttaactctagtctatatttataccgtggtgaccattttctcgtcttcattcagaGAATTtaacttaccaccatacaatgtgtagtGATATATCTTTacgccataaaatatagtgcctaaatagagCCAATATTCAGATTCTACTATTTAATACTTTAAATAAGCAACTACCTGTTAAACagtatttatttaaaatgtgaaagttgagagccaatcggaGCTTAAGAGCTGACCAATCAAAGGCTCACAATGGAGTGTGTAGAAATATGTGATAACTAattgctatggaatttatcacatgggttttccattgtgaaatgGGATCAAATTAATAAATAGTCTAAATCTTTTTTGTATGAATGGGGTTCCAATACCTCACAATTCAAGATATCATATTTTGCCATTTTGGTAAATAAAAGACgattttaatgtaaacattaacctaatattattgaaatttatgttCTTGCACTATTATCTGATTATTAAAAAAGCTACTCATACAACATTATGCGGAATCGGACACAATTAACAACATTTTTTGTCACCTTCCTAAGAAACGTCCTGGAATAAAGGTCTGACTGCCGATGCagaatgaaattttattgtttgaatATCGCTATAAagattatctttatttcttaaTGATACGTGCTGATCACGTAAGGTCATAGTTACCCAAATATCAGTAGTTataataaaatggtgaaatttgGACCACGGCGAAATATGGACACCCGCTACTTGGAACCCAACCAGTAGTCGTGACTGAACAATAGTTTGTGTGCATATCCTACTCTGCATCCAGATTTCTGAATGTCTGGAGCTGCtgacaaatatttcatgatgtCAGATGTTGTTTAGTTTATGTAGAAACAGTGTATTTCATGATATGCAAACGATTCTTTTTTTTCCAGATCAAGACTAACTGTTCCTTCACGACTACTGGTAGGGTCCCACTAGtatacattttctcctctcctgctACTATATTTATTGCAGCAAGTACCAAACGTATGTACATTGACAAAACTTCATAATTTGtggttattttttgttaatagaGGAAAGTTTGGCTGTGCACGGGTTAATTTGTATTCATAAATGTGTAGTAAGATTGGACAAAGTCGttcattggtgaccaggtacatAATGTAGCTCAGTCAGTTGAGCACTCGGCTTGTATTTTGGGGGACCCGGGTTCAAATCCCGGTCTgaccgctacattttcttctctactgttacagaattggcacccaactattTTAAATAACCCACAGTGGTGGTGTTTAaaggtctcgtatgtcttcgaggaagaagacttcgagaaaggaggagGAGTATAGTGGGATTGGActtggtcgatcatcggtgatcaggtagagcactcggctagtgttctgagggtcccgggttcaaaACTgatctggccgctacattttctcctctcctgtaacaaatgtaaacccaTGGCTAAATGGAAATGTACTTCAGTATCCATCCATGTTAACAAACTAACATAATTAAAGTTACATGTTTAATAAGAGCGCATCTTGACATGCCTCCgttcacaggagtttgacgtagTATATGgggtattttttaatatatgtattctatatattattgacagaacgtcaaactcctgtgctcTGTTCTTAACTTACCACATCGTCGATTAGGCCTAGGCCTACTTATTTGTGTCAACACCGTACCGGGTACCACACTGCTCCATCACTTCCTTCCCGCTCTCATCAAGCGCAGATCTGCATCAATCTGGGGTCAATCAAAAGCTTATCGCGGGATTTCCCCAATTCCGAATCTCGTTTAAGACCCGACGCTTCATTGGTTAATCCATATAAGGCTATTACACATTTTCTCCACTCTATCTactgattttgatagttaaagtttgttatcgctttttctcagatagtactgaagggatctgtctcaaatttcatatgtaggtttccctagggaccttgttgtgcatattgcattttgggaccgatcggtcaacaagatggccgccaggcagccatcttggattttgttattcaaagtttgttattgctatttctcagaaagtactgaagggatctgtctcaaaattcatatgtaggttcccctagggccctagttgtgcatattgtgatttgggaccgatcggtcaacaagattgctgccaggcagccatcttggattttgatattcaaagtttgttatggctatttctcagaaagtattgaatggatctttatcaaatttcacatgtaggttcccctagggccctagttgtgcatattgtgatttgggactgattgatcaacaagatggccgccaaggagtcatcttggattttgatagttgaagtttgttaccgctatttctcaaaaggtactgaagcgatctgtctcaaattttatatgtagtatgtttgaaaaagtttaaaaagtagagaaaagatccatctttcctttgtcagatatagatcattctttggtgggcgccaagatccctctgggatctcttgttatagtGGGAATGAgtgtatttaaatgtaaatataagcattggttgtcatacatttgacatgcattggtgtgtaacataccaATGTTACTAGCATTggctatgctagaacacccaatgcgTGTcgaaatatgacaaccaatacttaaatgatttatatatcattCTTGATGTTTACATTCTATTGTATATAAGGGAGATATTTCGATTCAATCAGTGATGCAATCcactttattttcaaatttaacaaatttttactggtaaataattacattttccCCAGGTACCTGGAGAGCAATGTCACAATGTCAGCTGGTTGGAGGGAACCATCAGGCTCTGTTCCAAAAGAGCTTCATAACCGGCCCAAATACCTTGTACAACATATTCGTGAAGCAACGGTTAGATGTTCGGACATCACTTCAGACATGGTCACAATGGTAACTGAGAAAGAGTTTCTAGTGCAGTCATCTAACCGCCAGTCTCACTTCTATCGTATTAACCTAGGTGATGAATCCAGTCACACCATGCCATCTTGTGACTGTAGGGCATTCAAGAAAACACATTTCCCCTGTAAGCATTTCTGTGCTTTGATATGCCACATCAATAACATCACATGGAACTCTTTGCCAAACTTCTACATGAACAATCCTCATTTTATCATTGATGAGGATTGTGTCAAGCTGCCGAAAGATCAACTTTTTAACATACAAGAAGTGGAGCATTCTACAACAGCATGTGCACCTTGTAAAGACCTAGATAACACCATCACAGAGCCACAGCAGCCGCAAGGTCCTTCTCTTTCTGACTCTGCCTGGAAGGTCAGGGAAATCTTGAAAGATTTATACAATCTCACGTACATTGCTGATTCCGTTCAGGCTATGGAAGAGGCAAGAAAACATCTGTCCTCTGCATCAGAGCAACTCCGAGATGGTTGCCCTGCCAATGGTTCATTGCTGTTGGTGAATATTCCTCCAAAGAGACCATCCAAAAAACGAAAATTGTCCACTGAACCTCTTCTTAAGAAACTGCCAACAAGAGCCAAGAGGAAACGTACAATCAAACGTAAGGAGTCATTAAAAGTATATTTTCAAGACAACATACACATATATGATATGTtttgtataacataaaaatgcCAGCCATTAACAGTAGGATTAGGATCTGGTAAAAATCCAACCATTAACGAGAATATATACTCCAGTCTACTAACGTGGGAAATATATTGGCGCATTTGCAAACAGTACCagttttattagcccaccatcatcagatggtgggctattaaaatcgcctttcgtccgtggtccgtcgtccgtccgtccttccgtccttccgtccgtccgtccgtccgttaacaattcttgttaccgctatttctcagaaagtactgaagggatctttatcaaatttcatatgtaggtttccctaggaccctagttgtgcatattggattttgggaccgatcggtcaacaagatggccgacaggcggccatcttggattttgatagttaaagtttgttaccgctatttctcaaaaagtgcataagggatctttctcaaatttcatatataggtttccctagggtcctagttgtgcatattgcattttgggaccaatcggtcaacaagatggccgacagacggccatcttggattttgatagttaaagtttgttaccgctatttctcaaaaagtgcaggAGGTATCTTTcgcaaatttcatatacaggttcccctaggaccctagttgtgcatgttgcattttgggaccgatcggttaacaagatggccgacaggcggccatcttggattttgatactttaagtttgttatcgctatttcttagaaagtactatagcgatctgtctcaaattttatatatagtgtgtttgaaaaagtttgaaaagcagggaaaagatccctctttccatcgtcagacaaagatcattctttggtgggcgccaagatccctctgggatctcttgttgcaATTTGTTAATTAATGAATGGGAATTAATCTATTTTCAGACCAATTCCAGAGAATTTCTGTAAATGACCGTGagtatttaacattacattttgGAAACTGCTTTCAATACTGTGACATAGGCTCaagtaaacaaaatgttatCTGCATATGAAGCATTCAATACTGTAAAATGTATTGGTTTGTTTTTGTGACACACTTTGACCTTGtacttaaatatatatctttagtGTTAAACAGTTGTCATGCGCATTATTCGGCCATGATAATTGATTTTGACtgcatttttagcccaccatcaacagatggtgggctattcaaatcgctttttgtccgtggtccgtcgtccgtccttccgtccgttaacaattcttgttaccgctatttctcagaaagtgctgaagggatgtttctcaaatttcatatgtaggctcccctagggccctagttttgcatattgtattttgggaccaatcggtcaacaaaatggccgccaggcagccatcttggattttgatagttaaagtttgttaccgctatttctcagaatgtattggagggatctttctcaaatttcacatgtaagttcccctaggggtctagttgtgcatattgcattttgggaccaatcggtgaacaagatggccgacaggctgccatcttggattttgatagtttaaagtttgttaccgctatttctcagaaagtaccaaaaGAATTCTTCTTAAAATTCATGTACAGATTtgcctagggccctagttgtgcatattgcattttgggaccgatcgataaacaagatggccgacaggccgccatcttggattttgacaattgaagtttgttacagctatttctcagaaagcactgaagggatctgtctcaaattgcatgtgcaggttcccctaggggcctagttatgcatattgcattttgggaccaattgatgaacaagatggccgacaggcggccatcttggattttgatagttagagcttgttaccactatttctcagaaagtactcaagggatctgtatcaaattgcatgtgcaggttcccctaggggtcaagttgtgcatattgcattttcagaccgatcgatgaacaagatggccgacaagacgccatcttggattttgatagttgaagcttgttaccactatttcttagaaagtactgaagggatctgtctcaaatttcatgtgtaggttcccctaggtccctggttatgcatattgcatttttgtaccgatcggtgaacaagatggcaaacaggacgccatcttggattttgacaattgaagtttttttccgctatgtctaagaatgtactgaagggatctgtctcaaattgtatgtgcattctatgggtctagttgtgcatattgcattttaggaccaatctgtgaataagatggccgacaggtagccatcttggattttgataattgaagtttgttactgttatatatctcagaaagtagtcaaaggatctttctcaaatttcatgtgtagtaatatgtagtaaaagcttgaaaagcagagaaaagatctgtaacgaagctgcggtgcgcttcgttgctatattttccggaaattatattaaccgagactttgacggagaacggtgtttgtgaaattggaggttaaactatcgataatcggcccggtgtgtagcgccacgtgctcggtctttcattgatgggtaggagttaattctgatagcgaaaacgtgaaaatattagcagcaaaactGTCCATTTCACGgtacttcccactgagccacgcgggtattttcttgttgtcacctttacacatgttaaatattaataaactgttaaatgaatttgatgtcgtccattgtccatactcactggtacctttgaatattgcagcgagacataggaatctgcaagctaacgcggcagtcgaacccagggcaaaacaaattaattgtatcattcttactctacgctaatgactacggtcgtagcgaaacaagtcgttacaattTGGAACCTCCGGGGGGACcctaattaactaattaattgaATTTCTGATCGTTGACTTACTCGTTTATTTACTACGCGGTGTGACGAATCCCTGTGGTTGTGGAATTTATACAGGTGTACTGTTTACGTTTCGGTTGAGTGGGTACGCTTGTGTGTATAATTTCTCAGGTGTGAGCTATTTATAGCTTGCACTGTGTTTCTCTTTAATATTTTGGACCTAGTCTTGTTAGCTTGATTAACGAAACTTGTGTAGGCGTTTCACATTAGTACTGGTGAGAATGTGGACAATGCGGATTTGGGAAATGAAATATAGGCTTTACAATCCTGGGTAAAAAAACTTTCATTGCGAATGCTCATGGGAGGTGTCGTGTAACAGGGTACGGGGAAAGGATGGGGGACAGTATTACTGGGGAGGCCGCTCATAGGTAAAGGGGACTAAGTAGGATTTATTGTAGTAACTGATATTGGGTTAGAGTGAGTTAAATTCCGAAACTGATAGGCCAGTACTGAAAATACAAACTTGTAATTTGGATATTTGAGGGGTTGTTGTAATTTAAtagtattgatattacaatTTGATAGGACTAACATTTGTTGTTCAACTTGTTTTTCATGTTTGCTGTGTACTGGTGCCCCTGACCTGGGGGGAGGAACTAAGGAAGAGGACCCAGGCCCCTGTGTCATTGCTGGTGCCACAACGTCAAAGCGGTTTGGGGAAATGCGTACGGCCCTGCCTGGACCCAGACGTCCTTATTGTTATTCCGGAAAGTGTGATATAAAGTGCCCGGAGGAACTTTGATGTGATAAGTATCGGGACATTGGGGTGTTGTCTTtggccatggtaacaaaaaaacCCTGTACATGATTCCAGGGAATTTCAGTGTTACACAAGGAGAACATTATAGTTTGGGCCCGATCGGGCAGGGTAATAAACCCGAACCGCGCAGCACAGGGGTCTGGAGGACACCGTGTCGACCCCTGAATATCCCTTCCCCCCAGGGGGCATCAGAACTTTAAGGAATAATACGCATAGTGAGGAGCATTCAATTTATTCAGACCTAGTATTGATGAGTAGTTTCAGTATGTTCATGTCTAATCTGCGGATGTATTTATGacgtgtttttatatatatattcttttccttttgtatgttgtaggtatatatacaggcAAATATGAAACGACTAGTGTCAGGCCAAGTGGCCATTATTGGCCATAGCTATATAACAAGACTTAGCAATCTTATCAATAACCCTAGGGAGGGGAGGTTTACTCGGGATCTGGGATTGACGGGGGTGGGTGTTCGTCTGTATGGTAAGTCTGGGGGGAAAATTTGGGATATTGTGGACTTGGTGGATCGGATGAAGAGGGAGGGGTTTAGTCCGGGGTTAGTAATCTTgcaggtgggggggggggaacgACTTAGA encodes:
- the LOC138312727 gene encoding uncharacterized protein produces the protein MSAGWREPSGSVPKELHNRPKYLVQHIREATVRCSDITSDMVTMVTEKEFLVQSSNRQSHFYRINLGDESSHTMPSCDCRAFKKTHFPCKHFCALICHINNITWNSLPNFYMNNPHFIIDEDCVKLPKDQLFNIQEVEHSTTACAPCKDLDNTITEPQQPQGPSLSDSAWKVREILKDLYNLTYIADSVQAMEEARKHLSSASEQLRDGCPANGSLLLVNIPPKRPSKKRKLSTEPLLKKLPTRAKRKRTIKHQFQRISVNDREYLTLHFGNCFQYCDIGSSKQNVICI